In one window of Bacteroidales bacterium DNA:
- a CDS encoding MoxR family ATPase: MKERRKMTLGNKAVYFSEPFVPQHNVLPEFIGREKELRLITAAWMASDRSLPLSPLLVGEPGMGKNRIIYELAQKTGRDLYIFQGHEDVTAEDLACAVRFSDQNNAVMDYILSPLVTAMITGGIIFIDEIGKIRPRALALLVSVLDERRYIDSTLLGERIIAHPAFRFIAATNTAEINLLPEFINSRMRPVITIEFPPRAEIEKIILSQFTGMQKEISKLLDIFWLLWVQYNSSHKLSPRDAIYLFSLAENLSAFENAGGGDALMKTSMDHPFDLKINSISGIKPSHLETAFRQLFSHSNQN, translated from the coding sequence ATGAAAGAGAGACGTAAAATGACATTGGGTAATAAAGCTGTCTACTTCAGCGAACCTTTTGTCCCCCAACATAATGTTCTCCCCGAATTTATCGGGAGAGAAAAAGAGTTAAGGTTAATAACAGCAGCCTGGATGGCAAGTGATAGAAGTTTACCCCTGAGTCCTTTATTGGTTGGAGAACCCGGCATGGGGAAAAACAGGATCATCTATGAGTTAGCCCAAAAAACCGGCCGCGACCTGTATATCTTCCAGGGGCATGAAGATGTAACCGCTGAAGACCTGGCTTGTGCAGTCCGGTTTAGTGATCAGAATAATGCTGTTATGGACTATATTCTGTCTCCCCTGGTTACAGCCATGATCACTGGTGGGATCATATTCATTGATGAGATCGGCAAGATCAGGCCAAGAGCCCTTGCCTTGCTGGTAAGTGTACTCGATGAAAGAAGATATATAGATTCCACACTTCTAGGAGAAAGGATAATTGCCCATCCCGCTTTTCGGTTTATAGCGGCAACCAATACAGCAGAAATCAACCTGCTTCCTGAGTTTATCAATTCGAGAATGAGACCTGTCATCACCATCGAATTCCCTCCAAGGGCTGAAATTGAAAAAATCATCCTTTCACAATTTACAGGTATGCAGAAGGAGATCAGCAAACTGCTGGATATTTTCTGGCTTTTGTGGGTACAGTACAATTCATCTCACAAACTATCGCCCCGGGATGCTATCTACCTGTTCAGCCTGGCTGAAAACCTGAGTGCATTTGAAAATGCGGGAGGGGGAGATGCGTTGATGAAAACAAGTATGGATCATCCGTTTGACCTGAAAATCAATTCTATAAGTGGAATAAAACCCTCCCATCTTGAAACTGCTTTCCGTCAACTCTTCAGTCATTCCAACCAGAATTAG
- a CDS encoding PQQ-binding-like beta-propeller repeat protein has product MKPIIYNGNNELIVAYKNDFIKSVLDKYSVRLKKNLSGSGIRSLWYHEKENTLLVTHLYGSRVHLINLTTGKMRYHNFHSKTVRHVYVHNNEIISASWDGTIRVVDFYTLKQRLVLTDAGMGRSPQSATARIGNKDYVFGVSYDSDLNPLCRSNSVRKWDLKDGTVEGVITQTGEHLSTLSSAECVVYNGYLYTISDSGYLTVFDAESGEWLKESFIPRCLRSLIVVKEHNCLLVTDQDGYIHRYDLELMEFTYYLQCHLSDVTSIVQFPLQPDIVASSSFDGSVKIMSLPYLEELSAITTKNSLWSCILKKNILLAGGYEDEILIYDASDPKNCILLGKMCVFDDSYAVCPENSRQFFTDCIDNFEVISLETAEPITGKNSEYLLNTSNSQTILYDMFGLPDESFNLIGQSKNFFAQLPGSSRENLQNL; this is encoded by the coding sequence ATGAAACCAATAATTTATAACGGAAACAATGAACTGATCGTTGCATATAAAAACGACTTCATAAAATCGGTATTGGATAAATACTCGGTTCGACTTAAGAAGAACCTCAGCGGTTCAGGCATCCGAAGTCTGTGGTATCATGAGAAGGAAAACACGCTTCTGGTAACTCACCTTTACGGAAGCCGTGTGCACCTGATCAACCTGACTACAGGGAAGATGCGCTACCATAATTTTCATTCGAAAACAGTCAGACATGTGTATGTTCACAATAATGAGATCATTTCAGCAAGCTGGGATGGGACCATTAGAGTTGTCGACTTCTATACATTGAAGCAAAGGCTTGTTCTTACGGATGCCGGAATGGGCCGGAGTCCCCAGTCGGCTACCGCCCGCATCGGGAATAAAGATTATGTGTTTGGTGTTAGTTATGATTCTGACCTCAATCCATTGTGCAGAAGTAATTCCGTTCGTAAGTGGGATTTGAAGGATGGAACAGTAGAAGGTGTGATAACTCAAACTGGCGAGCATCTTTCTACATTGAGCAGTGCTGAATGTGTTGTTTATAATGGATACTTGTATACTATTTCTGATAGTGGCTACCTTACGGTTTTCGATGCTGAATCAGGAGAATGGCTCAAGGAGAGTTTTATTCCCAGGTGCCTCCGGTCGCTGATCGTGGTAAAGGAGCATAACTGCCTTCTGGTAACTGACCAGGATGGCTACATACACAGGTATGATCTGGAATTGATGGAATTCACCTATTATCTTCAATGTCACCTGAGCGACGTAACCAGCATAGTTCAGTTCCCCCTTCAACCCGATATTGTAGCCAGCAGCAGTTTCGACGGGAGTGTTAAGATCATGTCATTGCCCTACCTGGAAGAATTGTCTGCCATCACTACAAAGAATTCGCTTTGGTCCTGTATTCTGAAGAAGAACATCCTTCTTGCCGGGGGATATGAAGATGAAATATTGATTTATGATGCCAGTGATCCTAAAAACTGCATTCTGCTGGGGAAAATGTGCGTTTTCGATGATTCTTATGCGGTCTGCCCTGAAAATTCCAGGCAATTCTTCACCGATTGTATTGATAACTTCGAAGTAATCTCTCTCGAAACAGCTGAGCCAATTACCGGGAAAAATTCAGAATATCTTTTGAATACAAGTAATTCCCAAACCATCCTATACGATATGTTTGGCTTGCCTGATGAATCTTTCAACCTGATTGGGCAATCCAAAAACTTTTTTGCTCAACTACCCGGATCCTCCCGTGAAAATTTGCAAAACCTTTAA
- a CDS encoding sigma-54-dependent Fis family transcriptional regulator, which produces MQLISYSQVNQEGSRPNIIDWNPDHKKIIIEIILSKGTLNILGQSNLRLFTASMDHADIINCKEKKDKIDLFRSFGLASDELADKPRKLLFKSNNLGAVKRSINAFVKRLLPSHPACILIIDDSYLQSLIEDLRVIKSPASGQKKPLEKNPIKRLILDSRKDSRMKEISQHFLGTSPDVEIVRAMILKAAESKLPVLILGESGTGKDVIARLINKFSTFNKTPYKVLNCAALPETLAESELFGAKKGSFTNSIAETIGLFAASNGGTIFLDEIGDLSLAIQAKLLLAVENQSIRQIGSTESKENLDVRVISATNRNIDYMVMQHTFRDDLLFRLDTIRINAPPLRSHPEDIPLIAKHIWSKLNSPHELSPEFLDYLKTYSWPGNVREMKTLLNSIRDIFGDESPTRDSIESLRNYRQEGITQSFSDGIQDQARFIRLEAYNRLIKVQNILRAIKINLRPYINAKSTGKKNIMSPDNLKSFVRNQINLLEDLCREPIYFKDLNLFQETTRYRYLLDKALNHWPSSLKTMDKLWNAELHKLDESINLSIFRFIWGKVDM; this is translated from the coding sequence ATGCAACTCATTTCTTATTCACAAGTCAACCAGGAAGGCAGTCGTCCAAATATAATTGACTGGAATCCAGATCATAAGAAAATTATTATTGAGATAATCCTGTCAAAAGGAACCCTTAATATCCTGGGTCAGTCAAACCTGAGGCTTTTCACTGCATCGATGGATCATGCAGACATCATCAACTGCAAGGAAAAAAAGGACAAGATTGATTTATTCCGTTCATTTGGTTTAGCTTCAGATGAACTAGCTGATAAACCCCGTAAACTGCTTTTTAAAAGCAATAATCTTGGAGCTGTTAAACGATCCATCAATGCATTTGTTAAACGCTTGCTGCCTTCGCATCCTGCCTGCATTCTGATTATCGATGATTCTTACCTGCAATCGCTGATTGAGGATTTGCGTGTTATTAAAAGTCCGGCATCTGGTCAGAAAAAACCATTGGAGAAAAATCCCATTAAAAGGCTCATTTTAGATTCCCGTAAAGACTCAAGGATGAAAGAAATCAGCCAGCATTTTCTTGGAACTTCACCTGATGTAGAAATTGTCAGGGCAATGATCCTGAAAGCAGCCGAATCGAAATTGCCGGTATTAATTCTAGGGGAATCAGGTACAGGTAAAGACGTGATCGCCAGGCTTATAAATAAGTTTTCTACATTTAATAAGACTCCGTACAAGGTGCTGAATTGTGCTGCTTTGCCTGAAACGCTGGCAGAATCAGAATTATTTGGAGCTAAAAAAGGTAGTTTTACCAACTCTATTGCTGAAACCATCGGGCTGTTTGCAGCTTCAAACGGAGGTACTATTTTTCTGGATGAAATCGGGGACCTTTCTCTGGCAATACAAGCCAAGCTGTTATTAGCTGTTGAGAACCAAAGTATAAGACAAATCGGTTCTACGGAATCAAAAGAGAACCTGGATGTACGTGTTATCTCTGCAACCAACAGGAATATCGATTATATGGTGATGCAGCATACTTTTCGCGACGACCTCCTGTTTCGCCTTGATACCATTCGAATCAATGCTCCTCCCCTCAGAAGCCATCCGGAAGATATTCCCCTGATTGCTAAACATATCTGGTCAAAGCTGAACAGTCCTCATGAGTTATCACCTGAATTTCTTGATTATCTCAAGACTTACTCATGGCCAGGAAATGTCAGGGAAATGAAAACATTACTTAACAGCATCAGGGATATTTTTGGAGATGAAAGCCCGACAAGGGATAGCATAGAATCGCTCAGGAACTACCGGCAGGAAGGAATAACGCAATCATTCAGTGACGGCATTCAGGATCAGGCTCGTTTTATCAGGCTGGAAGCATATAACAGGCTTATCAAGGTTCAGAATATTCTTCGGGCCATCAAGATTAATCTTCGTCCATATATCAACGCAAAATCCACCGGTAAAAAAAATATCATGAGTCCGGATAATTTGAAGTCCTTTGTGCGGAATCAAATCAATCTGCTGGAAGACTTATGCCGGGAACCAATCTATTTTAAGGATTTAAATCTCTTCCAGGAAACTACACGATATCGTTATCTGTTGGACAAAGCCCTTAACCATTGGCCGTCATCATTAAAAACAATGGATAAATTGTGGAATGCGGAACTTCATAAACTTGATGAGAGTATTAATTTAAGCATTTTCCGCTTCATCTGGGGGAAGGTTGATATGTAA
- a CDS encoding TetM/TetW/TetO/TetS family tetracycline resistance ribosomal protection protein: MPETLRNIAILAHADAGKTSITEQMLLLGGVIKKAGNVDNGSAFTDFLPVEKERGISVRSAQVTFSWKGIQINLIDTPGHVDFSADVERTLRAVDGAILVISAVEGVQAHTEALYRALENAGIPVIIFINKIDRLGADIDRVLDEIRKELRVDPFVLQHCSDEGEAEVHISPLWSNAKTREDLLERLVATHEGLLNAYFEGTLPVFAELDQQLRQLVHSRHFIPLLFGSAKYEIGLEALLDAVISYLPPPTGSASNPFSALVYGIEHDRIMGKVALVRVLEGKISTREVLKNVRTAEDSKVIQVRKVLPGKHEEIGFVDAGNIAGLCGLSNVRIGDFLGSEPLQLPPAVRIQQPLFIVQVKAINEKDYPALAAALQELAEEDPSLEFEWLREEAELQLKMMGWIQMEVMEKILLDRFSIAARFENPTVIYKETPSSTAEGFVRYWMPKPCWAILKFLIEPGELGSGVNYSSAIGVNDVLQKYQNEVERTIPEALKQGIKGWEVTDIKITLIEGEDHEMHSRPGDFVIATPMGIMDGLVNTGTTLLEPMIRFRIQATEDLLGAITSDITRMRGSFESPEMDNGRFILHGLLPVSTSLDYPVKLSSRSGGKARISTHFHGYQECPDELGVIRPFRGISPLDTAKYILKARKALQ, from the coding sequence ATGCCTGAAACCCTTCGCAATATTGCCATCCTTGCCCATGCTGATGCCGGTAAAACCAGCATTACTGAACAAATGCTGCTGCTTGGAGGGGTGATCAAAAAGGCGGGTAATGTTGATAATGGATCTGCATTTACTGATTTTTTACCCGTTGAAAAGGAGAGGGGGATTTCAGTCAGATCTGCCCAGGTTACATTTTCCTGGAAAGGAATACAGATTAACCTGATCGATACTCCCGGCCATGTGGATTTTTCGGCAGATGTTGAGCGCACGCTCAGGGCTGTAGATGGGGCAATTCTTGTCATCTCAGCCGTTGAAGGGGTGCAGGCTCATACAGAGGCACTTTACAGGGCTTTGGAGAATGCCGGTATTCCTGTTATCATCTTTATCAATAAAATCGACAGGCTCGGGGCTGACATTGATAGGGTCCTGGATGAAATAAGGAAGGAATTAAGGGTGGATCCCTTTGTCTTGCAGCACTGTTCTGATGAAGGTGAAGCGGAGGTTCATATTTCCCCATTATGGTCGAATGCCAAAACCAGAGAAGATCTTCTTGAAAGACTGGTTGCAACACATGAAGGATTGTTGAATGCATATTTTGAAGGGACTCTTCCCGTTTTTGCTGAATTGGATCAACAACTCAGGCAGTTAGTGCATTCCCGGCATTTTATTCCTCTATTGTTTGGATCAGCAAAGTATGAGATAGGACTTGAAGCCCTACTGGATGCCGTCATCTCTTATCTTCCCCCTCCAACAGGAAGTGCATCGAATCCATTCTCTGCCCTGGTGTATGGCATTGAACATGACAGGATTATGGGGAAAGTGGCCCTGGTTAGGGTGCTAGAAGGGAAGATTTCGACCCGTGAGGTACTCAAAAATGTGAGAACAGCTGAAGATTCGAAGGTGATACAAGTGAGGAAGGTGCTACCAGGTAAACATGAAGAAATAGGTTTTGTTGATGCGGGAAATATTGCCGGACTTTGCGGACTTTCAAACGTGAGAATTGGTGATTTCCTCGGATCTGAACCATTACAGCTTCCACCTGCAGTAAGGATTCAGCAGCCTCTGTTCATTGTCCAGGTGAAAGCAATCAATGAAAAAGACTATCCTGCACTTGCAGCAGCCTTGCAGGAACTGGCTGAAGAAGATCCTTCCCTTGAGTTTGAATGGTTGCGTGAAGAAGCGGAACTGCAGTTAAAAATGATGGGCTGGATACAAATGGAGGTAATGGAGAAGATCCTACTCGACCGGTTTTCCATTGCAGCCAGGTTCGAAAACCCAACGGTAATCTATAAGGAAACCCCTTCTTCAACCGCTGAGGGCTTTGTCAGATACTGGATGCCCAAACCCTGCTGGGCTATCCTGAAATTCCTCATCGAACCCGGTGAGCTGGGTAGCGGAGTGAACTATTCCAGTGCCATTGGAGTGAACGATGTTTTGCAGAAGTACCAGAATGAGGTGGAACGCACTATTCCTGAAGCACTAAAACAGGGGATCAAAGGCTGGGAAGTAACCGATATAAAAATCACCCTCATTGAAGGCGAAGACCATGAAATGCATTCCCGTCCGGGCGATTTTGTTATTGCAACCCCTATGGGCATTATGGATGGACTGGTAAATACCGGTACCACCCTCCTGGAACCCATGATCAGGTTCAGGATCCAGGCTACCGAAGACTTATTGGGTGCCATTACCAGCGATATCACCCGAATGCGGGGCAGTTTTGAAAGTCCGGAAATGGATAACGGACGGTTCATCCTTCATGGATTGTTACCGGTTTCCACCTCCCTGGATTACCCGGTGAAACTAAGTTCCCGCTCCGGGGGCAAAGCCCGGATTTCCACTCACTTTCATGGTTACCAGGAATGTCCCGATGAATTAGGAGTCATCCGGCCTTTTAGAGGGATAAGTCCATTGGATACTGCGAAGTATATTTTAAAAGCCAGGAAAGCATTGCAATAA